Proteins from one Erpetoichthys calabaricus chromosome 11, fErpCal1.3, whole genome shotgun sequence genomic window:
- the uts2r5 gene encoding urotensin-2 receptor: MEMMENEAVASVIRTNRTTATNTSVDFSGSFNEMLVTSLLGTILIAMCLVGVTGNVYTLVVMNISMRVTGSMYVYIVNLALADLLYLSTIPFVVCTYFVKDWYFGDIGCRVLFSLDLLTMQASIFILTVMSTERYFAVVKPLDTFGRSRKYRKTVTCVVWLLSFLLALPTMIMIDLRTSHQNGEVKRMCHPTWQMEAYKVYLTVLFNTCILAPGFVIGYLYVRLARTYWISQTRVLTTQDVNRCPKQKVLYMILSIVLVYCACFIPFWLWQLLYIYYYRRGNLSPKTVFYVNFVVTCLAYSNSCINPFLYTLLTKNYKEYLKNRPRGSGGFKGKSNRHSSRRSVSSGGPQYTETMTVLHPKGVTGEPCPV, translated from the coding sequence ATGGAGATGATGGAAAATGAAGCTGTGGCGTCAGTGATTAGAACAAACCGCACCACCGCCACGAACACCTCCGTGGACTTCTCCGGCTCCTTTAATGAGATGCTGGTCACTTCTCTCCTAGGGACTATCTTAATCGCAATGTGTCTTGTCGGCGTGACCGGCAACGTCTACACGCTGGTGGTGATGAACATCTCGATGAGGGTGACGGGTTCAATGTACGTTTATATTGTGAACTTAGCACTTGCGGACCTGTTGTatctttccaccatcccctttgTTGTATGCACCTACTTTGTAAAGGACTGGTACTTCGGGGACATTGGCTGTAGGGTTCTGTTCAGTTTGGACCTGCTCACCATGCAAGCCAGCATCTTCATTCTGACGGTCATGAGCACCGAGAGATACTTCGCAGTGGTGAAACCTCTGGACACATTCGGGAGGTCCAGGAAATACAGGAAGACCGTCACCTGCGTGGTCTGGCTGCTGTCCTTTCTGCTTGCCTTGCCGACCATGATTATGATCGATCTCAGAACTAGTCACCAAAACGGCGAAGTGAAACGCATGTGTCACCCGACCTGGCAGATGGAGGCGTACAAGGTGTACCTCACCGTGCTTTTCAACACCTGCATTTTAGCGCCAGGTTTCGTCATCGGTTACCTATACGTGCGGTTAGCCAGGACTTACTGGATTTCACAGACCAGGGTGCTCACCACCCAGGACGTGAATCGCTGTCCAAAGCAGAAGGTCCTCTACATGATCCTCAGCATCGTCCTGGTCTACTGTGCGTGCTTCATACCGTTCTGGTTGTGGCAGCTGCTGTACATTTACTACTACCGGAGAGGGAACCTGTCACCAAAGACCGTTTTTTACGTTAATTTCGTTGTAACGTGCTTGGCTTACAGCAACAGCTGCATCAACCCCTTCTTGTACACCCTGCTTACAAAGAATTACAAGGAGTACCTAAAAAACAGACCCCGTGGCAGTGGGGGCTTCAAAGGGAAGTCCAACAGACACTCCTCCCGAAGATCCGTGTCTTCTGGGGGTCCACAGTACACAGAGACTATGACTGTGCTGCACCCCAAGGGGGTCACCGGAGAGCCTTGTCCAGTCTGA